The Streptomyces sp. NBC_00576 genome contains the following window.
TGCGTAAGCCGCCAGATCCTCTTGGCCCTCCAGGACTGATGCCCCTCGAAGGTTGTCGAGTGTCACGGCTTCCACGATCGGTTCCGTGCCGAAGGCAAAGGATGAGAACACGGAGATTGCCCCCGCCAGGGTGCCCGAGCCTTGAGGGAGAACCTGAATGGTTACGTTCTGCCTTCCGCCAACTTCGAGAATGTGAGAAAGCTGCTCGTGGTGAATGCCGGTACTCACCAAGGGGTGAGTGATCACTGGCTCCCAGACGATGGCCGTGTAGGTTGCCCCGCCCTCTTCAATCTTCGCCTGTCGCGCCACGCGAACCTTGACCAGTTGGGGTACGCGTTCCGGGTCGATGTAATTTGGCCCGGAGGTAAAGACGGATTCCGCGTAGGCAGACGTTTGCAGTAGCCCCGGAAAAAGAGCTGGACCCCACTCTTGAATGTAAGTGGCGTCATCTTCCAGCGAAATGTGATCGATATGATCCTCTCGCAGGTGCGCTGAGTGTTCGAGCCACCACCCGCGATGCTTGGAACGCTTCGCCAAGTCCTCAAGCCTATTGCGGACTTGCGGATCAGCTACGCCGTATGCGCTCAACAGCGCCCGAATCTCAATGACGCGCGCTGTCACAAGCCCGCTCTCGATGCGGCTGACGCGAGTTGGGTGCACTCCGAGCACATCTGCGGCCTGCGGCTGGTCGAGCTTGGCGGCCTGCCGGTACCTCCTGAGCGTGGCGCCGAGTCGCCTGCTGCGCACGGTCGGCCGTCCCCCTGTGGGCATCGCGCTTCCCCTCTCCTGTGACAGCTGTCATCGGGCTCCACTGTATGGCCTGTGGGCGCAGCAGAGAGAAAGTTGCAAGTCTTGCTGTTTTGATTCAGTTGCGGGTTGGCACGTCTAGGACCTAACCTCAGAGTGCACGCACCGCTACACGGTGCGATCTTGACTAGGCGTCAGGGGGTACAGCCGTCATGCCCACCGCTGTTACAACACACCAGCGCAGAGACACGTTTCACGTCCCGAAACGAAAGCAGAGCGTGCCGGACGCACGGTCACAGGTGCGGAAGATCCTCAGCGACTGGGGCATCGACAGCGAACTCGCCTGCGATGTTGCCGCTGTCTCAACTGAGCTGGTCGCCAACGCCATTCAGCACTGCCGGGTGACGTACGCCCGGATCGAGGTCACTGTCTGCATGCGGGGTGACGGCTTACTGGTCGAGGTGTCGGACCCCGACAGGGGCAGGGTTCCGGCGCTCTGCCTGGGAGACGACCAGGGAGAGAGCGGGCGGGGGTTGGTCCTGGTCGCCGGCCTGGCTGAGCACTGGGGGCACGAGCTGCGGCCGTTCACCAAATGCGTATGGGCCGAGTTCTCTGTCCCCGAAGGGACCCGCGTACCGGTTGACGCATAACAGCAAGATCGAGGAGTACGCCTCGCACGCGTAAGTGATACGCGTACTGGCCGGGGCGGTCCGTGACAGGTTCGAGGCTCCCCCATCCCCCGTGCACATGACTGGTCGAGCCTCTGCAGGCGCCCAGGTGCAACTACACATCTGGGCGCCTGCGTTCAACAGCGCCCCAACACGGCATGCAGCGCCGTTGCGGGGCGAGCGTCAACAGCTAATTGGACAGGGGCCATTGACGATGAAAAACCTTACCGTTCGGCTGGTCGCCTTGCTGCGATTCTTACTGCTACTCCCGCAACCCTCGCGCGAGGGAGACAGACACGCGCGCCGGACGCTCGACGTCACCCGGGCGCCCAGGCGCCCCGACCCGTATGTGATGCGCCTGCCCAACCCCCGTGACGCTCGTTGGCGCCGATGGTCGGACAGAGCGCAAGCCCGCATGTTCGGGCCGGACCCGCTACCGCTCCTCGCGGAAGAGTGGGAGCGCTGGGGCGACGGGGACGGATGGCAGGTACCCCACCCCGTACAACGGGCCGTCCAACGGATGGCGCCTTTTGGGGACCCATGCGACCCGGCCCGGCCGTACGTCGACCGGCTACCTGGAAGGCACCGAGAATGACCAAGGACCCCCGCGACGAAGTGACTCCGATCCACTTGCCGGACGCGACGGAATGGCTCGCGTGGGCCAAACACGTACGGAAGTGCGCGAAGGAATGCCGCACTCTGGGACGTGACTGTCCGGAAGCCGTCGTTCTGCGCGCAGCCCTACAGCGTGCGCGCGACGCTGCCGCGGTGACGGACGCCGAGATGCCGTACCCGCTCGCTTCATCTCCACCGGTGGGGGCCTCGCAGGTTGAGTAGTCACGTTTCCGGCAGCTCACATGAGGCCGGGCGCCTCGTGGTAAGGCAGGTGAGGGTTCATCACCTCGCGGGGCGACCGTGCAGCCGTTCTTCCAGGCGCTTGGTGGTAAGCGTTCCCGGCGGTACGTGATCCGTGATCCTGGCGGGATGTGATCCCGGCGGGTGAATCCCCTGTCGGGACCCTTGTCATGATCGGGCACGACCACCTGGGAGTCGCGCCCGGGTGAGCGCACAGAGCAGCCACTCGGCGCGGCCCTGGCGCAGTCCGTATGCCGTGGCCGCGACGGTCAGACCACGGACTGTGTCAGATAGGTCGTCAGCGCCAAGCGGCCGGCCGGGGTGAGTAGTCTCTCGGTCCGCTCACCCCACGAGGAGCGCAGCAGGAGTAGGAGCGCGGAGGCGTATGCGGCTGACAGAGCCGGAGCCGTCAGCATCCCCACGCCGAGTACCAGATACTGCCAGCTTTCGTCCAGCGGTCCCTGTGAGGCGGCGGCGGAGAAGACGGCGCCGGGGACTCCCAGTGCCAGTCCTGCGGCGGTGATCCTGATCAACTGGGAGCGGCTCGTGGTGTTCCGGCCGATGAGGCGTTTTGCCCGCGGCCAGTCCCAGGAGGAATGCGTGGGAGCCGGCGCAGGGGAGCTTCCTGGCGACTGCCGGGAACGAACTCGTCACGGTCCAGGATCGCAACACGCCGATGGTGGGCGTCAGCTGGCTTTGAGGGGCTGCCCGGCTGCGTCGTATACCTGCCCAGTCACGGCGCTCACGCGGTACATCTCAACCGCTGCCTGCTCCTGTGAATCATCGCCCTTTCCGTTGCTGGGCCATGTCACGTTCACAAGCCAGTTCGGCTGCCAATTACCGTCTTGCTCGACCGCTTTTACAGTAACTGCTTTGGTATGGAATTCTGCGCCAGCGTTTCCATTGGCTTGGAGTTGTGCCGCTACCGCCTTGTTTACTGCCTTTTCGGCCTGCTCGGCGTCAAGCTTGGCTTTGGGAAGCTTTGCCCGGGTCGGACCAAGGGTGACGTCAATCTGAGATACACGCCCGGCCCTGTCTACCTGGACGTCCAGCATCCTGGGCATCAGAACGTCGTTGTGAGTCCATCTCCAGTTCGTAATCCAGCCAAGTTCGGCCTTTGTGCCCACAGCGGACGTTTCGCTCATGGTCGCACCCAGCGCCCACGGGTACTGTCGCTGGGCGTACGACTTCGCAATTCGAGAGGCTGCTGCATCGGTAGACGGGGCTTTCGCGCCGCCCACCGGGTATCCCATGGCAGTGGGCCGGTCGCTGTTCTCCAGCTGTACATTCAGGTGCTTCTTGTCCGGCCAGGAAAGGCTGCCGGTACCGAAGTCTTCGGAGTGCCCCGCTTCACGGCTGTGCAGGATGAAGATGATGTTGGTGCATGGGGAGTCACGACACGGCTGCTCGTACTGCTTGCCGATCTTGTATCGGTCACCGAACGCCTCCTTGACGGCGCCCTCAACGGCCTGCTTCTGGCCGGAACTTGCGTCGGCGAGGCTGCTGCCATCCACGTTCGTGAAGGCGAGCATCGGACGCGCCACTCCCGAGCCCAGGAGGACCAGCGCCGCGAAAGCGATCAGAGCGCCCTTAATGCCTGCCTGCCAGGCGAGCGAGTGGCGGATTGTAAGCGCAACCGCGACAACGGTGAGCCCAATCAACCCGCCGATGATGTTCATCTCGGCGTCCGAGCTGTCACACACGCGCCCCAGGCCGTTGACGGTGGCCTGGGTGAATTCGATGGCCAGGGGCAGCGCGATGACACCGACCAGGACAGGCAGCGGGCGGCGGATGGCCAGGAGTGCGCAGGCGCTGACGGGCACCATCATGGCGAGGTTCCACAACCCTTGCGTGGTGTGGAAAGGCTCGGCGAACTGATGGTTGAGGACGCATACGCCGCTGGCCGAGCCGCCGCCCATGAAAGTGACGCCGAGAACGCCGGTGAGAGTGAAGGTGAGCCCGGACCACCATGCCCCGTGAGGGTTCCCCCGCTTGCGGGCGAGTGTCCATGCTGCGCCGCCGAGAACGAGGCCGACCAGTGTGCACACGGCCAGATAGCCGACATGGTGTTGAAAGATGGCGGAGAACACGGCTCGGTTCCTTGCGTGGTCATGTCGAGGAGAGCGGGACCGGGAGAGGGACGGCCCCGCCTTGGTAGACGGGGCCTGTGGGGTTCTGGTTCAGCAGTGCGAGGTTGGCGTCTGGTACGTGCCGCCGCTGTAGCTGAGCAGGCCTATCATGTTCGAGCAGTAGGCGCTGGCCCCCAGCGACCACGTCGACCTCTTCGTCTGGCCCACAGCGATGGAGACGGCGCTGGCGTAGTGGTTGGTCCCCGAGCGCGAGTAACCAAGCTTGGCAGAGATGGTAGATCCGCCCGACTTGGTGTACTCGACGCCGACGACGCCGTTCGAAGCCTGGTGGATGCCCAGAAGGCCGTTGGACAGCGAGGTGCACCGCTCCATGGGCTCGCTGGTTTCGCTGTAGCCAGAGCTGTCACAGTAGGAGATGGCCGAGGCGGTCGGCGCGCTGAACATGACAGATCCTGTTGCGATGGCAAGGGCGACGAGAGTGGCGTTGGCTCTGCGGTGCATGGAATCCCCAAAGGTGTAGTGCACATGTCAGCTCTCTTGCGTACGAAGAGTCTGGCGCAGGCGGAAAATGTTGTGAGTATCGGATCGCGCAGGACGTTTCCCCCGTTTGCGCCGATGGCGCCCCCGTCCCGCCCGTGGAAGCGCTTCCAACAATGGCCCCACGAGTAACGTCCCACCACCGTCAGCTTGTTGCAGTAGCACGGGCGGAGGAGGGTCGAAAGTCGGACATAGTAAGGGGATTGGGGACGCGCGAGGGACCTGGCCGTGTTGCGGACCACGTCCGGGCCGCGCATAGTGGCGCTGCGAAGTGCTGGATCCAGTGGTGGGACGGGGCGATGGCCGGGCACGGGACGGACGAGCATCCACACGGTGCTGACCGACTGTGCGAGGCCGGGGATCGCATATATTCCCGGGCCGTACGGCGG
Protein-coding sequences here:
- a CDS encoding helix-turn-helix domain-containing protein is translated as MPTGGRPTVRSRRLGATLRRYRQAAKLDQPQAADVLGVHPTRVSRIESGLVTARVIEIRALLSAYGVADPQVRNRLEDLAKRSKHRGWWLEHSAHLREDHIDHISLEDDATYIQEWGPALFPGLLQTSAYAESVFTSGPNYIDPERVPQLVKVRVARQAKIEEGGATYTAIVWEPVITHPLVSTGIHHEQLSHILEVGGRQNVTIQVLPQGSGTLAGAISVFSSFAFGTEPIVEAVTLDNLRGASVLEGQEDLAAYANAFDQLRSSALAPGQSEKLIRDNLRKIEETSS
- a CDS encoding DUF418 domain-containing protein, with amino-acid sequence MGRNTTSRSQLIRITAAGLALGVPGAVFSAAASQGPLDESWQYLVLGVGMLTAPALSAAYASALLLLLRSSWGERTERLLTPAGRLALTTYLTQSVV
- a CDS encoding VanZ family protein: MFSAIFQHHVGYLAVCTLVGLVLGGAAWTLARKRGNPHGAWWSGLTFTLTGVLGVTFMGGGSASGVCVLNHQFAEPFHTTQGLWNLAMMVPVSACALLAIRRPLPVLVGVIALPLAIEFTQATVNGLGRVCDSSDAEMNIIGGLIGLTVVAVALTIRHSLAWQAGIKGALIAFAALVLLGSGVARPMLAFTNVDGSSLADASSGQKQAVEGAVKEAFGDRYKIGKQYEQPCRDSPCTNIIFILHSREAGHSEDFGTGSLSWPDKKHLNVQLENSDRPTAMGYPVGGAKAPSTDAAASRIAKSYAQRQYPWALGATMSETSAVGTKAELGWITNWRWTHNDVLMPRMLDVQVDRAGRVSQIDVTLGPTRAKLPKAKLDAEQAEKAVNKAVAAQLQANGNAGAEFHTKAVTVKAVEQDGNWQPNWLVNVTWPSNGKGDDSQEQAAVEMYRVSAVTGQVYDAAGQPLKAS
- a CDS encoding ATP-binding protein produces the protein MPTAVTTHQRRDTFHVPKRKQSVPDARSQVRKILSDWGIDSELACDVAAVSTELVANAIQHCRVTYARIEVTVCMRGDGLLVEVSDPDRGRVPALCLGDDQGESGRGLVLVAGLAEHWGHELRPFTKCVWAEFSVPEGTRVPVDA